CCACGGAGCTCGTCGCAGCGGGTGAACGTCCGAGCGGCTACGAGGGTGTGTTTGAGATAGGGAGCCTGATCGAGGCTGCGGCTTCCAAGGCCCGAGAAATTGTGGCCGAGGAAACAGGACTGATCGCTCAGATAGCGAACGTGCATGCGCACACTCATTTTCTCGACGAGCGACTGATCGCGGAACTTCTGACGCCGTTTCTCGCCGAGTCGACCCGTGCGTGATGAAGACCGCCGCACAACGTCGCTATGAAGCGTCCCTCCGCCGAAACGCGATTGCGCATCCCGCGGCGCCTGCAGAGGACAGCGGGTGGAGCATCACTTGTGAACGCACCGGCTGTGACACCACGTTTGTGAGTCCCACCAGGCAACGAAAGTACTGCAGCGAACCGTGCCGGCGTCTTGTTGAGAAAGCTCGCCAGCGCCGCTTGTCCTTTGTTGAAGGGCTGTTACTCATGGGCTGTGCCGCACCGCGGTGCCGAGAAGTGTTCGTGCCTGTCTCGCCGGAACATCAGTACTGCTCATCGAAGTGTCGTAAGCGTGCGCACCGCGCCCACTCACACCTCGGGGCGACCAAGTGCGTATGGTGTGGCACTGCGCTTCCTGAAACAGCCACACGACGCCGGAAGTACTGCGGTGCACGGTGCAGACAACGAGCCGCTCGCGCCAAGCACACATACCGGAAACCCGTGCCGAAGCTCCCCTGAACCGGCATTCTGCTCAGCAATAGCTTTCTCAGCTCCCCCAGCACAACTACCTCACAGAAACGGAACAACCATGACCATTCCCAAGACCACCATCACGGTCAAAGCCGCACCAGTCACAGCACATCGCCTCGAATTTCCCGAGATCTACGAGGAGACCGGGCAGCCATATACGAGCGTCTGGTACGACTCTTACGATGAGGCCGTCAGGTCATGGGCTCGGCACGGCTTCACGCGTGTAGAGACCGCAGACATGCGGGTCTATGAACTCAAGAAGGTCGTTGATCAGCTCCAGCGCGCGTTTGACGAGGGCGGCAGCGAAGCAGTCACGCTCGAACTTGCTCGCATCCAGCGTGAGCACGCTGAGGACGACTACCTCGAAGCAAGCGCAGACATCGAGATGGGCGTAATTGTCCGAGACGACTTTCCGATACGCGTTGCATACGAACGCGCACTCTACTGCGACACGTTCAGGGACCCGGACAACGACGATTGGCTGATCGCTGGCCTGTCCATGATGGTCTTGTTCGACCAGGAATTTCCGCCGTCTAGAAATAACGACGAACCAGCCGGGGCTCACACACTCCAGTCAACTTTGCGGGTCTCATACGATCAAGAAGGTGGGCTTCAGTTCCACCCTGAAGCGTCCACTCCGAAGTTCAGCGTGCACCGGTACCTAGTGAATGTCGAAACCTCGGCCGCGATGTTTCATACGTTCGAGGTTGAACAGTCGACGTTTGAGTCGATCCTCGAACGGCATAGGGACAAGTTCTCTCCAGACAGTCACCTGCAGTCAGGGTCCTACGAGATCGTGCGCGGGGATCTTCCTCCAGCGCGCACCACTCTGTGCAGCCCGGAGCTGCTGCACGATCTCGCATGGTGGCAGCGGGTCTCAGGGCAGGATGAGGAATACATGAACCAGTGGACTACCGGTGAGTGGGAAGCCTGGAGCACGTCCATGCGGGCGGACCCCGACGGCGACAACCCCGCACTGCCCGACTGGGTTCACCCGCTCATCCGTACACGCTGGTATGGGGACTTCTCAATCCCGTTCCCCCACCTTGCTACGTTGCACCCCACCGAGCACAACTGGTTTCAACTCGCAGATGAGCATCCTGAATTCGAGCTCTTTCTCGAAGTCCCGGGAAACGAGGGGTTCGAGTTGAACGACCTGCGTGCCGCGTTTGAAACGGCGAAAGAGCGTGGTTGGACACCGCTACTTACAATGCGTCTGATCCCGATGGAGACACGTGGAACCTTTGCTGGAGCGATAGAGGCCTTTCACGTGGCCGCGCCAGAGGCTGACTCGGAAGCCGTCGAAGCGCTCCTACGCAAGCACAAGCTCCCCCGAATCAGCACCACGCTAGTCGCCCCCTACCTCAACGCAGCCCATCTTCTCGGCCGTGACGGGACTGGATTGGTCACGTGGGCGTCCGAGTGGATGTATGTCTAACGCCGGAATCCTCCGCCATGAGACCGGCTCATCTAACGGTAGACACATTCACCATGCAGATATCGGAGAACACTCTTGCTCACAATGACCACTATCGGTGCTGACCGAAACGCGTGGGGCTACCTCATGGGAACCGTCTCTACCGAGCACACGCTCGACCGGGCAGACAGCCGCGCCGCTTACTACATGGCCAATGGCACCCCGCCTGGAGCTTGGGCCGGCAACGGTGCGGCCGAGCTCGGACTCACCACCGCTACCGGGGACGTCCGGAAGGAAGACCTCGAAGCACTGTTCGGGGAGGGCACGCACCCGCTCACGGGTGCAGCCTTGGGGAAGCGGTTCATCACCAAAAGCGCTGTTGAGGAAAACGGCAAGAAACGGCAGTCAGTTGCAGGGTTCGAGTTCGTGTTCTCACCGCCCAAGTCCGTGAGCTCATGGTGGGCGCTTTCGGACCCGGACTTGAAGGACAAGATCCGTGCCTGCCACCAGGCCGCGATCGACGCGACGATCCACAAGCTCGAGTCAGACATCATCCGTACCCGCACCGGCGTCGACGGTGTCGCCCAGCAGCACGTTGAGGGCATCACTGCGGCGCTGTTTGACCATTGGGATTCACGCGACGGAGATCCACAGCTCCACACGCACATGCTCGTCTCGAACCGCGTCCAAGGCGCGGACGGGCGGTGGCGGACGATCGACTCGCGCTGGTCACTGTTCCCAGCTGTCGCAACGGCCGGCGCCTACTACGACACGGTTTTGATGGACGAGCTCGCGATGCGGTTCGGTGTGGATTGGACGACGCAGGCTGTCCAAGAGCATCCCACGGAATACCAAGGATGGCTGGCTGACACAGCGCGACCGGACACCGCGTCGGCGCGGCACCAGTTCGCACTCGAGCAAGGCGAAGCACCGGGGTCTGTCGCGTGGCAGATCGCCGATGTGCCGCAGGATCTCAACCGAGAGTACTCGACCCGCTCACGAGACATCGCGGCCGCGAAGGACCAACAGATCGCAAACTACGTGAAGAAGCATGGCCGGCAACCGACCGCGAAGCAGATCATCAAGTTCAGGCAGCAAGCGACACTCGCCACACGCAAGGCAAAACAGAACCGGTCGCTCAAAGCCCTCACATCACTCTGGAGGGAACGCGCGACGCGTCACGTGGGCGAATCCTTCCTATTCGCAGATCGAGTCCACGACGCCGGCAAAGCGCGGCTTGATGACCTCCCTCTGTGGTCATTCAGGCACGATGACGTCGACACTAACGCGGTGCAAGACGCGGCCGCGTGCGCGCTGACGGCGCTCTCGATCGGGAAGTCTACGTGGGGCAGGCGCAACGCCGAGACAGAAGCGTTGCGCGCGATCGCGGGCTGGCGGTTTAGGTCACCCGCGGACCGCGACCAAGTCGTTGCCAGGATCGTCGACCAGGTGCTCGCTGAAGCGATCACCCTCACCCCGAGAAACACACTCCGAGCCCCAACACGGTTCCGCACGGAATCCGGCGAATCCACGTTCCACCCTGCCGCACGGGATCTGTTCACTACTCGCGAAGTATGGGACGCAGAAGAACGCATGATCGAAGCCGGCCGCACCGTGAGCGCGGCCGCCATCGACCAGGAGCTCACGAACGCACTCGTCCACACGAAGGTCGCAGGCAGCGACCTTATCCTTGGTGCGGACCAAGCTGCTGCAGTGCAGAACATTGCCTGCTCCGGGAGGCTCGTCGACGTGCTCGTAGGCCCCGCGGGATCTGGGAAGACGACGTCGCTTGAGAAGCTCCGCGAGATCTGGGAAACACAGTACGGTGCCGGGAGTGTGCGTGGCCTCGCCCCGACAGCTCGCGCTGCCGAGGTGCTTGCCGAGTCGCTCGGGATCCAGACCGAGAACACCGCGAAATGGCTGCACGAGACCGGGCAGGGCACTGTCGAAGCAGACGGCTTCTCATATGAGCTCAATGCAGGCGACCTCATCATCATCGACGAGGCATCCATCGCCGGAACGATCGCACTCGACACCCTCCGTGCTCAGGCCGAAGCAGCAGGGGCGAAGCTCCTCCTCGTTGGCGACTGGGCGCAGCTTGCCGCAGTCGACGCCGGCGGCACGTTCGGGCTCCTCGCGGCAGACCGCGACGACGTCGCCGAACTTACCGAGCTCCACCGGTTCAAATCCGAGTGGGAAGCTGACGCGTCAAAGCTCTTACGTCTCGGGAAAGCCGCCGGCCTCGCTCAGTACATCGAGCAGGGCAGGATCACGCATGGCCTCGACGAGACCATCGTGCAAGACGCCGTGGACGCGTGGAAAGCGGACGAGCAGACACCCGGCGGGGACGGGACACTCGTGTCCCTCCTCATCGCACCTACGAACGACATGGTCGAACGGCTCAACCAGATCGCCCGCGACTGGCGGATCGAGACCGGACACGTCGACGGGACACACGAGACACGTGTCCAGTCAGGTGTCGCGTCACCGGGGGACAGGATCGTCACGCGCCGAAACGAGCGGACACTCAGGACAGACCACGACCGGTGGGTGAAGAACAACGACGAATGGGTTGTCCAGGACATTAACCCGGACACCGGGGACATTACGGCAGTGTCCGGGGACGAAACCGTTGTCCTCCCTGGCGAGTATTGCCGGGAGCATGTCCAGCTCGCATACGCGACAACCGCACACCGCTCCCAAGGACGAACAGTGGACACCGCTCACGCGATCATCGACTCCTCCGCCTCCAGGGAGACGTTCTATGTCGCAATGACTCGTGGCAAGTACTCCAACCGGGCGTATGTCGTCGACGATGAGGAAAGTGTCCTCGGGGACAACGCGGCGCTAGGGATGGAACGCGATTGGAAGGACACCCTGGAAGCTGTCCTCCGTAAGCAGAGCGCGCCGTCTGCTCACCAAGCTGCCGCCGATGAACTCGAACGAGTGTCCTCGATCCGGCAGCTCGTGGCCGAATATCAGACGCTGATCGCGACACAGCTCGAGGACGAATACCTGCCCCTCCTCACTGACCTAGGGGTTCTAGATGAAGAGGCTCACGAATCGCCATACCTCGGCCCGGTACTCGCGAACGTTCGACGTATCGAACAGCTCGGGTATGACCCGCGCGACACCATCGAAGAAGCCCTCGCGAGCCGCGAACTGGGGTCCGCGCGGGAGACCATCGCTGTCCTCCACTATCGGCTCGGGAAGCTCGTCGACGACCACACAGAGCTGGACTACCTCGCAGGCGAGTACGCGCCGATGCTGAACAACTTCGGCATCGATCTCACCAGAGAAGACCCCGCCCAGTACCGAAGCAGTCTGAAACTCGCGCGGACCCTCGCAGCGCTCGACGATCAAGGCACAGTTCCTGTCGAGGGTGCCGTGCGCGAAGCGCTGGAATCGATCGACCGACAGGAGACGAAGAACTTGCCGGCGCGCCTCGCCGGGCTGCTGCAGGCACGTCTTAATCTCACTGTCGATGCGAACATGACAGCCGCGAGACACCGAGGGGCTGGCAGGCTCGTTGCCGGCCTCATCGAACGAGCACCGGCGCATCCTGATCCTGACTTCCAGGCCGCGCTTGAAGATCGCGAGCAAGCGATCCTGTTGCGCGCCGAGCACCTGGTCGAGCAGGCGATCGCCAATAAAGAGCCATGGCTGTCAGAACTTGGGGAGCCAATACCCGGAGCATCGGAGGAGTGGCGTCGACGGGCGGTGACTGTCGCTTGCTATCGCGAACTCTACGGTATCGATAGCGAGACGGCACTTGGACCTGACGTGCATGTTGCCCGCAATAGGGAACGAGACCGGGCGATTGCGGGAGCCTCGCTTATGAATCCGGTTGTCGTTCCTCAGGCCGCTCCTAGCCAGGGACAGGACCGACTGCACTATTCGCAGCCTGACCGGTGGGTAGCGCCTACACCGTAGAACACGACAGCGGGGCGGGTACGAAATGTCGTACCCGCCCCGCCGCTTCTGTGTTATAGCCCGAGTGATGGACCATTCTCAACGATCTGATCGATGTTCGGCTGGTGAGGGGCCGGCTCAGGCTGAGCCGGCCCTATGGCTTCTTCCTCGAGCTGCCCGAGGATTTCAGCAAGTTGCGACTGCACCGCGGCAAGCTCACCTCGTTTCGGCCACTCTTCTTGCTCTAGGCGACGCAATTCCGCGACTTCCTCGGCCGCGGCCGCCACAGTCTCTTCGTGCTCCTTGATCAACCGGGGGAGGTCTCGAGCCTGCATTTCGAAGGACTGTGCGATGCCTGAAGCGTCGCCGTCTTGGATGCGTGACCAGGCCATGCGGAGCTGCATCGCCTTGTGCGTGCGACCTGCCGAGAATTCGACGATCGGGTCTGACTGCTTATAAGCATTCCACCTGAGCTGGGTTTCCCACTCGAGCCCAGCAACAGACACTTGGATACCCAATGGCCTTGGGTAGGCAGCATTGTTCGATGTAAACCCGTACGGTCCCAGCGCGTCACGTGCTCGTTCGACGGCAACCCTGAGTGCTTGCCCGAACTGTTTGCGCTCACGGTAGTTCGGTGCTTCCGCCCAGCTCTTCGGCCTGACTCGGCCCGTGAAGTTGTCGCCACGGGTATCCACGACGTTCGGCGCGAGGTTCCGCATGACTTCAAGGTCATGCTTTGCAACTTCCATGCCCTGCCCGAGTGCAAGCCGGCGTGCCTGCACCGATGAGATCTTCCTCGAGTGCGCGCGCTCCTGCCGGGACAGCTTCTGCACCTCGTTCTTCAGGTGCGCGGCTTCAAGAATGCGCATGTCGCCGGCGGCGATCGCCTGCATCTCGGAGAACTGCAACGCCATCTCGGTCGAGTTCTCGACCTCTCTGACATCGAGCCTTCCCGTGAGGACTTGCTCGATGAACGTCGCCTTCCGCGCGAGAATGCCCCACATGTACGAGTCGAATGATCCCTCGGTCGCGTAGCGGAGGATCCGAAGTTCGTCGTTCTGGTTGCCCTGCCGAATCGCGCGCCCTTCACGCTGAGTCACGTCCGCCGGTCTCCACGGTGCGTCGACGTGGTGCAGTGCGACCGCGCGGGCTTGCACGTTCGTCCCGACGCCCATCTTCTCGGTCGACCCGAAAAGCACCTGGACGCGGCCGTCACGCGCCTGCTGGAACAGTTCAGCCTTCGCCTTGTCGTTGCCGGCCTCGTGAATGAATCGAATCTGCGACGCAGGGATCCCCTTCTGGATGAGTTGCTCACGGATCTCCGTGTAGGCGTCCCAACGGCCGTCCGTCGACGGCGTCCCAAGGTCAGCGAACACGATCTGCAATGCCCCTCGGTTAGCGGCGATCTCGCCCCATTCGTCGAGGTACTCACGGTCCCGGTTTTCGGCCCAGATGTCGTACACGTTGTCGGCAACAACGTTCACTTTCGTGGTTTCCCCTTCCGCAGGCTCGCTCCCGCCGTAGAGGCGGGCGTCGAGGGCGAGTGCTCGCCCGTTCGACGTGATCTTCAGCATGTTGTCCGTCTCGGGCTGCACCATTCCTCGACGGACTGCGTCGCCCCGCTCCACCAGATCAGCCATACCCGCGGCCTGTTCCTCATTCGCCGGGACAATCACCATCTCGGGGGATCGTTCCCCGTCGACGTTTCTCGCGATCGCCGGCACAGGCAGCGCGAGATCCGCCTGCGTCTTCACATCGCCAGGCACGTGCCACATACGAAGCAGCTCCGGAACGTTCCTGAACTTCGTCGTGCGAGTTTTCACCTGGAAGCCGCCACCATCGGGTTTCGCCTCCACGGCGGTGACTTGCTCGGTGAATTGCTGCGCCCAGTCGTCAGCCGAATAGACCTGTGCGTCTTTCAGGAGGTCAGGCCGCATGTACCGCATCATGACGTACATTTCGATGATCGAGTTCGGCAGCGGTGTCGCCGTCGCGAGCGTCGCGACCCTGGATTGTCCGAGGTGTTCGCGGTGGTACCAGAGCTTCATATCGAGATCCGTCGTCTTGTCGTTGCCCTGTTTTGCGAGATCTTCCACGGACGACTGAACCGTGATGTTCTTGTACAGGTGGGCTTCATCGATACAGAGATAGTCGATGCCGGTCTCGTCCCAGGTCACGTCCTCGTCGTGGTCGAGATCAAGCATCTGCTTGAGCTTCTGTTCTTGCTTGGACAAGCTCTCCTCGAGTCGTTTCACTGACTTGTCTGACAGCTCGGACGCTAGCTTCTGCTCGAGCACGTCGCGTAGCTCATCAAGTCGCTGTTGCGCGTAATCGGCTCGCGCGGCGCCGAGCCCAATCTTCCCGAACGCACCATGCGTCATGATGACGGCATCCCAGTTCCCGCTGCGGGCCCGCGCCACGAACAGCTTGCGGCCGTCCTTCCCGCCAACGCGGGCAATATCCTCGCTGCCGGCAGACAGGACACGTGCTCGGGGGTAAATCTGCTTGAACTCGCGTGTGAACTGCTCAAGCATCTGATTCGGGACGATGATCGCAGGCTTCTCGGCCATACCAAGCCGCTTCAGCTCCATCACCCCGAGCACCATCTCAGCCGTCTTCCCTGCCCCGACCTCGTGGAACAGTCCGACTGCCGGCTCTGCGAGCATACGCGCGACGGCCGCGTGCTGGTGCGGCCGCGGGTTGAACGACTTCGCCTTGCCCGGGAACACGAGCTCGACGCCATCGTAGGAGCGGAGCGCGATCCCGTTGTACATGTCGTTGTAGCGCTCTTGCAACCGGATCACACGTTCCCCGTCCCGCCACAACCAGTCCTGAAAAACGTCGTGCAGCTCGGTTGCGCGTTCCTGTAACGCTTCGGTCGCGACCTGGTCCAACACGGACGGGCCGTCCTTGTCCGGCCGGTACCGCAGCTCCAGCTTCTCGCCGTTCATTACCTTCTTCATGACCTGGGCGGCGCCCAGTTTCACGTGGTCACCGGAGACGCCCCACTTCGCTTCAGCAGTCTCAGGAGATTTACCTGCGAGTTGGAACTTCCATTCCCCGTCGATGCGTTCGATCGTCTTCACGCCCCGCTTGAGCTCGTGCTCAAGGAACGCAGACACGTCACTCACGGGCACCCAGCCGGCACCGAACCGGACGTCGATCTCCGCTGGCCCCACCTCTACAGGGATGACCTCGGTGAGGGCGTCGACGTGGCGCTGGAACGTCGCGTCGACGACGGCGAGCTCGCGCACTTCCTTGAGCTTCTTCCGCACGTTCCCGGAGAGGTACTCGGCCGCTGGCAGATACCGGGTACGGTCCTCAGGGTCGAGAAACACGAGATCTGCGACCTGGTCGACCGCGGCAGCCTCGTCGACGTCAAGGAGTGAAGCAACAAGTGGTACGTCGACGTAGCCGGTGCGCTCGAGCGACACTCGGATTGCGTCTTCCGGGGTATCGACGCGGTCGACCAGAGTGACCGCTCCCACGACACGTTCACGGAAGATCGTCGCCTTCCTGGACGTCTGGGTGTCCTCGTTGTAGTGCTCGAGTGCTGCGACGGTGGCGTAGTGCGGGTCGATGCGGAGCGCACGGATCGCGGCCGGGAACCGCCTGGTGATCACCGGGTCTTTCCCTGGCCGCTCGCGAACAGTCGTGGTCGATCGGCCGATCGGGCCGTACGACTCGAGGTAAGAGTCGTAGATCCGGTTGAGATCCTGACGCAGGACAGCAATGTGCTCGGTGTCTTCCGCAGACGATGCTTCTGCTTCGAGGAGGGACACCGCAGCGGATCTGAGGGACACCAGGTGTGAGAGCTCACGCATTGCATTCTTTGGGACATTCACCGGTTCAAGCTCGGTGACGCCCTGCTGCATGAGGACACCGTCCTGGACGCTGATATGCCCGATGGACAGTTTCGAGTCCTGGACGATGCCTGCGACAGGACGGTCGGACACGACCTGCCCGTCTGCCGCCCATGTCCGCCCGGTGACTTGGGCGTCCTGGACAATGTCCCGGAGCCTGTCCGCAAGGAGCGGCGCGACAACGGTGGGGGAGACGTCGACAGCGGATACGGACACTTCTGGCCCGAACTGTCCACTCCGTGTCCCAAGCCGGCCAAGCACGTGTCCTGGACGTTCGTTGAAGTAGCTGTTGACGCGGGCTGTCCCCGCGTCCCCGTCGATGTCCACTGTCCGAAGCCAGGCCGGCTCGCCTTCAGGTGTGTCCCCGAGGTGCCTGCGGAGGACCAGGACATCGACGACTGCGTCTGTCCCCGCTGTCTCTCCGTGCGCGCCTGCAGGCATCCTCACCGCGCCAAGGAGCTCCCCGTAGGTGGAGATCTCGCGGCGTGCTTGTTCGGCCTTCGCGTCCATCGTCCACCTGGACGTCATCACCATGACGATGCCGCCAGGTTTTGTCTGCCGGAGCGCTTTCACGATGAAGTGGTTGTGGAGTGAGAGGTTCGCCCGGTTGTAGGCGGGATCGTAGAGCCGGGTCTGCCCGAAGGGGACGTTCCCGATGACGGCGTCGTAGCCGTCATGCGTGAGGAACGTGTCCCCGAACGACTCCGCCCGAATCACCGCCTGCGGGTTCAGGACCTGCGCGATCGCGGCCGAGGTGGGGTCGAGCTCAACGCCCGTGACCTGGTGCGTGCCGGCTGCCTTGATGAAGTTGCCCGTCCCGCACCCAGGCTCCAGTACATGTCCGGTCTCAGGGACGCCGAGGGCGTCGAGTGCTTCCCACATCGCGGCGACGTAGGCGTCGTTTGTGTAGTGGGCGTTCAGGACCGTGCGGCGCGCGGCCGCCCACTCTTCCTCGCCCCACAGGTCCGTGAGCTCGTCGCGTTCCGTCTGGTACTTCGAGTGCTTCGGGTCGAAGAGTTCTGGAGTAGCGCCCCATCCCGGGAATCGCTGGAGCTCTGCCGTTTCTAGGGGAGTGGGTGTGCGGCCTTCTGATAGAACTCGCTGGAGAGTGCGGACTGCAGACACTCCGCCTGCCACCCGGGAGACTTGTTCAAATCGTGGTCCAACGCCCGCACGACGAGCATCAAGATCGTCGCCTGGGTGAGCGTCATCAGCGGCGCCGGGGATCCGTGACGGGCCGCGGTCTGCTTCGCCCACTCGACGAGCTTCTCCTGCAACTCCGGCAGAGCCCACAACATCGCGTCGTACTCGTCGCGGAGCTCCAGAGGGGGCGACACTTCGAGAACCTCCGGAGTGGACTCCTCGCCCGCTTCGTACAGTTCCTCCTGGTCCGTATGGAACTCGAGAAACTTCGGAACCGTCAGCCTCGACTGAACCACGATTCCCTGTTGATTCAAGAACCGGAGAACTTCCATCGCTGTCGGGGTCTTCATAAAGTCGTCCTCGCTGTACCCCAGGAGTTCCAGCCATGACGGAATGTGCTCGTCCGCTGCTTTCATCTCCCTGAGTACCATCAGGTCGTTGTTCAACTGTCCGAGCTTCGTCAGGTAGTCGGTCGTCTCCGGCCACGTCGCCTGCAGCTTCGCGAGCATCTCCTGGTCGTACATGTGTTTCCTCCTGGTCTATGCTGTCGAATTCGCCCCAGAGGTCAAAAGCTAACTGGGTATCAGCAACACGCTGCCTTCTGGCCATTCTCGGTCTAACCTCCGACACATCCGAAATTCACTATCGAAAGGTCGACGTAGGAGCTCGCGCAGACTGACGCCTTGTGTGGGCTGCACTTTCTGCTGCAACGCGCAAGGAGAGGGGCTAGTACGATATTGCAGGTGCCTGCTGTTGTGGCGCTGGATGAGTGAACAATGAGGCATCCACTGCAGAAGGCGGGAGATGGGGCATTGCTGAAATTGCCGCGGGCACGCCGCGAATGTTGTTGAACGGCTCTCGAAGGTAGGTTGCGTGCCCTTCCCACAGGCCGCAACCTTGAGACGCCTGGTCGAGGCTTCGCCAGACCGAAGTATTGGAATGATCGCGTTCTGAGTGCAAAGCAAGTCTGAGATCTGAGGCCTGCTGGTCGGTGACGTATCCGTGCTGTACTAGCGCCTGGATTCGTGCTGCAACGTCCGCGCGAGCGTCTGCTACTTCTTGAACGGACACCTCACTGCCGTGGATCCGAAAAGTGCTTGTGTCAGTCAGCGTCCTATACAGCTCCATACGAGCCTCGTCCTGCACGCCGGCAGCCAGCGCTTCCGCCCACAGCGACGGGCCAAAGGCCTCCGCAGCTTCAACGGAGGCAAGCATCCCGTCAGTGCGCGTTTGATGATAGATGTCCTCCAGAAAACGCGGGTATGCAAACGACTCGGCGTCGCTATTGTTGGGAAGCGATTGCGCCTGCTCAACTGAGACCTGCCCGAGCTCGACATCGTCGTCATCGTCAGGATCTATATCCGCAAACACCACCGCGTCCATCCACGACCTTCGCTCACCCAGCAACTCAGAATACATGTCGTGGACAGTGATGAGCTTGTCGCGGACCTGCGCATCCGGGATTCCTTGAAGCGCGGCTCGAGCGATTGCAGGATCAGCCGACTGGTTGATTGCATCAACTTGTGGGCGAGACCACAAAGACGCTTGTTGTAAGGAATCTTCCCACAAGCGCGCAGGAGCTCCCGCCACATAGCGGTCGTCATAGACCCGGCTGAGGAACTTCTCAACTGCTCGGCCTTCGGTACTGTCTCTGGGGAGGCTATTTGTGACCTTGACTAGATGGGAAGCTAACGACGTCTTGCTCCGCGCACTGAAATCGTGAGCGTGGACGAGATCGTCGCGTCTGATTACGTTGGCGCTGCGGTCCCCACCCGCTACGGGGATTTCTTTCGGCAGCCCCGACAGCAGGTGACGCCGTTCTTCAAACGCTGTTGCGTTGTCCAACCGGATCTGAGGAAACACTCTCATCGGAGGGCACCTCTGTAAGCGTGAATGTTGTCCATAATCTTGTCCTGTCGTAAATGCGAAGCCTGACCTTCAGGGTTCACTTACTTGACGGATGCGCGCGCGCAGTGGCGAGGGTTCGACTTCCGCGCAAACGGAGACTGGACAGCGAAGGGGGCCGTGCCTTCCAACACAGCCCCCTTCATGTTTCAATGCTCAATAGGTCATTGCTGGCCTTGACTTCGCCACCATCTCGTGAGGCGGTACCGTGGGGACACGGTAGAGCGCTTCGTTTGCCGGCGCCGCACTCGCCGCACTCCACGACATCGGTTCCCCTCCCTCAGTGGCACTCTTTGGTACAGACTGCAGGTACTCGCGTTCGGCCCCGCTGATTCCGCGTCCCTCGCATACCCTGTCGACCTGGGTCGCCCAATCGTCGACAGAGACTTCGCTGGAGGTCGCATTGTGAAGCGCTGTTGCGTTGCTGACTGACAGCCGGTTTGCCTCTGTGAGCTCCTGCACACGTGCCCTGAAATGCCGTTTAGCGACCACAACGTTCACCGTTGGGCTGGGGCCGAGCGAGCTGGTGGCGTCCCGTTGGAAACTGTCCTCGTGCTCGGTGTCGAAGGGGGACACTAGGTAGTTTCTGTCTTCTTCCGTGAGGTCGGAGCGGTCAAGAGCGGAGCTCACTCTCTCCCACACTGGTGTGGCGTCATCCAACTGCAGCGAGTCCTTGATTGCTGCGGCGTCTGCGGTATTGAGGTGGCCCCTGGCTTCGAGCCCGTCCACGCGAGAGAGGACTGTTGCCCTGATGTCGGCCACTTCGGTGGGCGTAACTTCGGCGCCGTCCAAGCGAAGGTATGCGGTGTCGACGAGCACTCGATACTGTTCCATGCGGAGTTCGTCTGCTTGGCCAGCCTCAAGCGCTTCGCCCCATATTGCTTTCGCGTCGTGCTCGA
Above is a window of Leucobacter aridicollis DNA encoding:
- the mobF gene encoding MobF family relaxase — encoded protein: MTTIGADRNAWGYLMGTVSTEHTLDRADSRAAYYMANGTPPGAWAGNGAAELGLTTATGDVRKEDLEALFGEGTHPLTGAALGKRFITKSAVEENGKKRQSVAGFEFVFSPPKSVSSWWALSDPDLKDKIRACHQAAIDATIHKLESDIIRTRTGVDGVAQQHVEGITAALFDHWDSRDGDPQLHTHMLVSNRVQGADGRWRTIDSRWSLFPAVATAGAYYDTVLMDELAMRFGVDWTTQAVQEHPTEYQGWLADTARPDTASARHQFALEQGEAPGSVAWQIADVPQDLNREYSTRSRDIAAAKDQQIANYVKKHGRQPTAKQIIKFRQQATLATRKAKQNRSLKALTSLWRERATRHVGESFLFADRVHDAGKARLDDLPLWSFRHDDVDTNAVQDAAACALTALSIGKSTWGRRNAETEALRAIAGWRFRSPADRDQVVARIVDQVLAEAITLTPRNTLRAPTRFRTESGESTFHPAARDLFTTREVWDAEERMIEAGRTVSAAAIDQELTNALVHTKVAGSDLILGADQAAAVQNIACSGRLVDVLVGPAGSGKTTSLEKLREIWETQYGAGSVRGLAPTARAAEVLAESLGIQTENTAKWLHETGQGTVEADGFSYELNAGDLIIIDEASIAGTIALDTLRAQAEAAGAKLLLVGDWAQLAAVDAGGTFGLLAADRDDVAELTELHRFKSEWEADASKLLRLGKAAGLAQYIEQGRITHGLDETIVQDAVDAWKADEQTPGGDGTLVSLLIAPTNDMVERLNQIARDWRIETGHVDGTHETRVQSGVASPGDRIVTRRNERTLRTDHDRWVKNNDEWVVQDINPDTGDITAVSGDETVVLPGEYCREHVQLAYATTAHRSQGRTVDTAHAIIDSSASRETFYVAMTRGKYSNRAYVVDDEESVLGDNAALGMERDWKDTLEAVLRKQSAPSAHQAAADELERVSSIRQLVAEYQTLIATQLEDEYLPLLTDLGVLDEEAHESPYLGPVLANVRRIEQLGYDPRDTIEEALASRELGSARETIAVLHYRLGKLVDDHTELDYLAGEYAPMLNNFGIDLTREDPAQYRSSLKLARTLAALDDQGTVPVEGAVREALESIDRQETKNLPARLAGLLQARLNLTVDANMTAARHRGAGRLVAGLIERAPAHPDPDFQAALEDREQAILLRAEHLVEQAIANKEPWLSELGEPIPGASEEWRRRAVTVACYRELYGIDSETALGPDVHVARNRERDRAIAGASLMNPVVVPQAAPSQGQDRLHYSQPDRWVAPTP